Proteins from a genomic interval of Cucurbita pepo subsp. pepo cultivar mu-cu-16 unplaced genomic scaffold, ASM280686v2 Cp4.1_scaffold000239, whole genome shotgun sequence:
- the LOC111784585 gene encoding DDB1- and CUL4-associated factor homolog 1-like isoform X3: MEEAGRISTEDLNWKNELGGRDVSDSEMLRTYSTGLLAICLVGGSQLVEDVFTARLSAKLMRFLRVHVLGDVSQKDGNHLIEAKNASGASGIKVRDENRVRVRQVLETSHLDDSRTAEERSVDDQGFDRDRERGLSRLAPAEECWAGEEEPDGLATRSDVYEVDVEGKDRWHAVDFRDGRTKYGELDDNVRDDSTRHKMSRSRSRGKGRMTEGALEIDHALTSPISGNRWRSSRERSSFKNLDVKKVSDAGRTAGRINCDISSMERDDNDDCYQECRVGSKDISELVKKAVCAAEAEARAVGAPLEAIKAAGDSAAEFVKSAAFEEFKTSNDEEAAFLAASRAATTVIDAANATEVSRSQSDSNVTSADPGTTGKEMNEQTEDFFIPDFDSLTQLRKKYCIQCLEILGEYVEVLGPVLREKGIDVCLTLLQRSSKQSETLNAEMLLPDVMKLICALAAHRKFAALFVDRGGMQKLLAVPRVALTFFGLSFCLFTIGSLQGIMERVCALPSDVVYQVVQLAIQLLECPQDQARKNAALFFAAAFVFRAVLDAFDAQDGLQKLLELLNDAASVRSGVNSGALGLSGTGALRNDRSPTEVLTSSGKQIAYHTCVALRQYFRAHLLLLVESIRPSKSSRSGARNASSVRAAYKPLDISNEAMDTVLLLLQKDRKLGAAFVRTRWPAAEKFLNCNGHITMLELCQAPPVDRYLHDLLQYALGVLHIVTLVPNCRKMIVNATLSNNRVGIAVILDAASIASNFVDPEIIQPALNVLINLVCPPPSISNKPPVVESRAVYMSGQGDQRERNGESSIVDRGNTSVTGQANNNNSQNQVATPTSRLVGDRRISLGAGAGCAGLAAQLEQAYRQAREAVRANNGIKVLLHLLQPRIFLPPAALDCLRALACRVLLGLARDDTIAHILTKLQVGKKLSELIRDSGSQISGTEQGRWQAELSQVAIELISIVTNSGRASALAASDAATPTLRRIERAAIAAATPITYHSRELLLLIHEHLQASGLSKAAYALLKEAKLTPLPLLAAPSSLAYQVSKLEAPSSQLQWPYGRVPCGFLTDKPKSAREEDTSLKGDINMSCPRKKPLIFSTPFGTNSKCQPKSLESSSSAVRKLSSASKQSAVPLSSNETTLVIDTESQCKTPIILPMKRKLSELKDTCTILSSKRLHSNEPGLHSPICPTSISSRKSSLTDFGFSTPKTTNMRDQLGRPTPGGFWTDGLDDNQHSSSQVGLVTPSSHPGNLNDPQPSNSERLTLDSLVVQYLKHQHRQCPTPITTLPPLSLLQPHVCPEPKRSLDAPWNVTSRLGSREFRSIYGGVHGNRRDRQFVYSRFRPWRTCRDDASALLTCLCFLGDSRVAVGSHDGEVKIFDSNNNSILESCSSHQSPLTIMESYISGETQFVLSSSSLDVRLWDASSISGGPMHSFEGCKAARFSNAGNVFAALASEPARREILLYDIQTCQLELKLSDTNVSSAGRGLAYSHVHFSPSDTMLLWNGVLWDRREPGPVHRFDQFTDYGGGGFHPAGNEVIINSEVWDLRKLRLLRSVPSLDQTAITFNASGDVIYAILRRNLEDVMSAVHTRRIKHPLFAAFRTIDAVNYSDIATIPLDRCVLDFTTEETDSFVGLITMDDQDEMFSSARVYEIGRRRPTDDDSDPDDAESESDEDEDDDDDDDDDADDLDPILGLDIDGDGASDSDMSNEDDEDSVSDLDDEDDGDFVMDDIEFGGGPGMLEIMTEGDDEEDGSQLLEYFSSGNDDDDDDFVSNGYGF; this comes from the exons ATGGAGGAAGCTGGGAGGATTTCGACCGAAGATCTCAACTGGAAAAATGAATTAGGAGGAAGGGATGTGTCAGATTCTGAAATGTTAAGGACATATTCTACTGGACTACTTGCTATATGCTTGGTTGG TGGGAGTCAATTAGTAGAAGATGTTTTCACGGCTAGATTATCTGCAAAACTTATGCGCTTTCTTCGTGTTCATGTTCTTGGAGATGTGAGTCAAAAAGATGGCAATCATTTAATAGAAGCCAAAAATGCGTCTGGAGCTAGTGGCATCAAAGTTAGAGATGAAAATAGAGTGAGGGTACGACAAGTTCTAGAAACATCTCATTTAGATGATTCAAGAACAGCCGAGGAAAGATCTGTAGATGATCAAGGTTTTGATAGGGATCGTGAGAGAGGCCTAAGTAGGCTGGCACCAGCAGAAGAATGTTGGGCTGGTGAAGAGGAACCTGATGGGTTGGCTACAAGGTCTGATGTCTATGAGGTTGATGTAGAAGGCAAAGACAGATGGCATGCTGTAGATTTTCGGGATGGGAGGACAAAATATGGTGAGCTTGATGACAATGTTAGAGATGACTCTACAAGACACAAAATGAGCCGTAGCAGATCTAGAGGGAAAGGAAGAATGACTGAAGGTGCTCTTGAGATTGATCATGCACTCACTTCACCAATATCTGGTAATAGATGGCGAAgttctagagaaaggagttcGTTTAAAAATCTGGATGTTAAAAAAGTATCTGATGCTGGTAGGACCGCTGGCAGGATCAATTGTGATATTTCTTCTATGGAAAGAGATGATAATGATGATTGCTACCAAGAATGCAGAGTTGGATCGAAAGATATTTCTGAGCTTGTAAAGAAAGCTGTTTGTGCTGCAGAAGCTGAAGCAAGAGCAGTCGGTGCACCATTAGAAGCCATAAAAGCAGCAGGTGATTCTGCTGCTGAGTTTGTTAAGAGTGCAGCTTTTGAG GAATTTAAAACTTCGAATGATGAAGAGGCTGCATTTTTAGCTGCTTCTAGAGCTGCAACTACTGTGATTGATGCTGCAAATGCTACTGAGGTTTCCag GAGCCAGAGCGATTCAAATGTTACTTCAGCAGATCCAGGTACCACAGGGAAGGAAATGAATGAGCAAACTGAAGATTTTTTCATCCCTGATTTTGACTCCCTCACACAACTGAGAAAGAAATATTGTATTCAATGCCTCGAGATTCTTGGGGAGTATGTTGAAGTACTTGGGCCTGTTTTGCGTGAAAAGGGCATAGATGTATGTCTTACACTACTGCAAAGGAGTTCCAAGCAAAGTGAAACATTGAATGCTGAAATGCTCTTGCCTGATGTGATGAAATTAATCTGTGCTTTGGCTGCTCATCGTAAGTTTGCAGCACTTTTTGTTGACCGAGGTGGCATGCAGAAACTCCTTGCAGTTCCCAGAGTTGCTCTAACATTTTTTGGGCTCTCTTTTTGCTTGTTCACAATTGGTTCCCTCCAG GGAATAATGGAACGAGTCTGTGCCCTTCCTTCTGACGTTGTCTATCAGGTGGTTCAATTAGCCATCCAGCTTCTTGAGTGCCCACAAGATCAGGCCAGGAAAAATGCAGCCTTATTTTTTGCTGCTGCTTTTGTGTTCAGAGCTGTTCTTGATGCTTTTGACGCTCAAGATGGCCTACAGAAATTACTGGAGCTGTTGAATGATGCTGCGTCTGTGAGGTCTGGAGTGAACTCTGGGGCTTTAGGCCTATCTGGTACAGGAGCTTTGCGAAATGATCGATCACCAACTGAAGTACTTACATCATCTGGAAAGCAAATAGCTTATCATACATGTGTGGCGTTACGTCAGTATTTCAGAGCTCATCTTCTTTTGCTTGTGGAATCTATTCGTCCTAGTAAAAGTAGTCGAAGTGGTGCTCGAAATGCTTCAAGTGTGAGGGCAGCATACAAGCCACTTGATATTAGTAATGAGGCTATGGATACTGTACTTCTCCTTCTACAGAAGGACCGGAAGCTTGGTGCTGCATTTGTAAGAACTCGTTGGCCTGCTGCTGAAAAGTTCTTAAACTGTAATGGGCATATAACCATGTTGGAGTTGTGCCAG GCCCCTCCTGTTGATCGTTACTTGCATGATTTACTTCAATATGCATTGGGAGTTCTTCATATTGTAACGTTAGTGCCCAACTGCCGCAAAATGATTGTGAATGCCACATTAAGCAATAATCGTGTTGGTATAGCTGTCATTTTGGATGCAGCAAGTATTGCTAGCAATTTTGTTGACCCAGAG ATCATTCAGCCGGCTTTGAATGTGTTGATCAATCTTGTTTGTCCCCCACCATCAATCAGCAATAAACCACCTGTTGTGGAGAGTAGAGCTGTTTACATGTCTGGTCAGGGAGATCAGAGAGAGCGCAATGGGGAGTCTAGCATTGTAGATCGAGGCAATACTTCAGTCACTGGTCAGGCTAATAACAATAATTCTCAAAATCAAGTTGCAACACCAACATCAAGGTTGGTTGGGGATCGTCGAATATCTTTAGGTGCAGGAGCAGGCTGCGCCGGTCTTGCTGCACAATTGGAACAAGCATATCGTCAAGCTAGGGAAGCAGTCCGTGCTAACAATGGTATTAAGGTTCTTTTGCATCTTCTTCAGCCAAGGATCTTTCTTCCTCCTGCTGCTCTCGATTGTCTGCGAGCTCTTGCATGTCGGGTCTTGCTTGGTTTAGCCAGAGATGATACAATAGCACACATATTGACAAAACTTCAG GTGGGGAAAAAATTATCAGAACTAATTCGAGATTCAGGTAGCCAGATATCAGGAACTGAGCAAGGTAGGTGGCAAGCGGAGCTTTCCCAGGTCGCTATTGAGCTTATTTCA ATAGTGACAAATTCTGGGCGGGCGAGTGCTTTGGCAGCTAGTGATGCTGCTACCCCAACTTTGAGACGGATAGAAAGAGCAGCCATAGCTGCTGCTACACCTATAACTTACCATTCCAG GGaacttcttcttttaattcacGAGCATCTTCAGGCATCTGGATTAAGCAAAGCTGCCTATGCATTGCTGAAAGAAGCCAAGTTGACTCCTTTGCCTCTTTTAGCAGCTCCATCATCTCTTGCATACCAAGTCTCCAAGCTGGAGGCACCCTCATCCCAGCTGCAATGGCCTTATGGTCGAGTCCCATGTGGATTTCTGACAGATAAACCGAAGTCTGCACGAGAAGAAGATACAAGTTTGAAAGGCGATATTAATATGTCTTGTCCAAGGAAAAAGCCGTTGATCTTCTCAACTCCTTTTGGTACAAATTCAAAGTGTCAGCCTAAATCCCTGGAATCTTCTTCCTCAGCAGTTAGAAAATTGTCTAGTGCTTCAAAACAATCTGCTGTACCTCTATCTTCAAATGAAACAACCCTTGTCATTGATACGGAGTCTCAATGTAAAACACCCATTATCTTGCCCATGAAGCGGAAGTTGTCCGAGTTGAAGGATACTTGCACCATATTGTCCTCAAAGCGACTTCACTCTAATGAGCCAGGACTTCATTCTCCTATTTGTCCTACTTCCATTTCCTCTCGCAAAAGTAGTTTAACAGATTTCGGCTTTTCTACCCCCAAAACTACTAACATGAGAGATCAGCTTGGGCGACCAACTCCTGGGGGTTTTTGGACCGATGGTTTGGATGACAACCAACACAGTAGTTCCCAAGTTGGTTTGGTTACACCATCGTCGCATCCTGGGAATCTAAATGACCCTCAACCCAGCAATAGTGAGAGACTAACTCTAGATTCCCTTGTTGTTCAGTATCTAAAACACCAGCACCGCCAATGTCCAACCCCGATAACTACTCTTCCTCCATTGTCTCTTTTGCAGCCTCATGTTTGCCCTGAACCAAAACGAAGCCTTGATGCCCCATGGAATGTAACATCTCGTCTTGGTTCACGTGAATTTAGAAGTATATATGGTGGAGTTCATGGCAACCGGAGGGACCGTCAGTTTGTCTACAGCAGGTTTAGGCCTTGGCGAACTTGTCGGGATGATGCTAGTGCTCTTTTGACCTGTCTTTGTTTCCTAGGAGACTCAAGAGTTGCCGTGGGCAGCCACGATGGGGAAGTCAAGATCTTCGATTCCAACAACAATAGCATATTAGAGAGTTGCTCCAGCCATCAGTCTCCTTTAACTATAATGGAGTCATATATTTCTGGCGAGACTCAGTTTGTGCTTTCATCTAGCTCTTTAGACGTAAGGTTATGGGATGCATCCTCCATTTCTGGTGGGCCCATGCATTCATTCGAAGGATGCAAGGCTGCCAGGTTTAGCAATGCTGGGAACGTTTTTGCAGCATTGGCATCTGAGCCTGCTCGACGGGAAATACTCTTGTATGATATTCAGACCTGCCAACTAGAACTGAAACTATCTGATACCAATGTCAGTTCTGCAGGTCGAGGGCTTGCTTATTCTCATGTACACTTCAGCCCTTCGGATACAATGTTGCTCTGGAATGGGGTCTTATGGGATCGACGGGAACCAGGACCTGTCCATCGCTTTGATCAGTTCACTGAttatggtggtggtggttttCATCCAGCTGGGAATGAG GTAATTATTAACTCCGAGGTTTGGGATCTACGTAAGCTTAGGCTTCTCCGCAGTGTACCTTCCCTCGACCAAACGGCGATAACATTCAATGCGAGTGGTGATGTAATTTATGCAATCTTGAGGAGAAATCTTGAAGATGTAATGTCAGCTGTTCATACTCGTCGCATCAAACATCCACTTTTTGCTGCATTTCGGACCATTGATGCAGTGAACTATTCAGATATTGCAACTATCCCACTTGATCGATGTGTCCTAGATTTCACAACAGAGGAAACTGATTCTTTTGTTGGTTTAATCACAATGGATGATCAAGATGAGATGTTTTCTTCTGCACGAGTCTATGAAATTGGTCGACGAAGGCCCACTGATGATGATTCTGACCCCGACGATGCTGAAAGTGAGAGTGATGAAGACGAAGACGATGACGATGACGATGACGATGATGCGGATGATTTGGATCCAATTTTGGGTCTTGATATTGATGGGGATGGTGCGAGTGATTCTGATATGAGTAATGAGGACGATGAGGACAGTGTGAGCGATCTTGATGACGAGGATGATGGAGATTTTGTGATGGATGATATTGAGTTTGGTGGGGGCCCTGGAATGTTGGAGATAATGACAGAAGGTGACGATGAAGAAGATGGTAGTCAACTTCTGGAATATTTTAGCAGTGGGAACGAcgacgatgatgatgattttgtCAGTAACGGATATGGGTTTTAA
- the LOC111784585 gene encoding DDB1- and CUL4-associated factor homolog 1-like isoform X2, protein MPLPHFLRLKSPENGNSSSNARVSHSIGRLGNVVRENDEFLELISSKFLSDTRYSISIQAAATRLLLCCSLAWTYPHVFEDDVLENIKKWVMEEAGRISTEDLNWKNELGGRDVSDSEMLRTYSTGLLAICLVGGSQLVEDVFTARLSAKLMRFLRVHVLGDVSQKDGNHLIEAKNASGASGIKVRDENRVRVRQVLETSHLDDSRTAEERSVDDQGFDRDRERGLSRLAPAEECWAGEEEPDGLATRSDVYEVDVEGKDRWHAVDFRDGRTKYGELDDNVRDDSTRHKMSRSRSRGKGRMTEGALEIDHALTSPISGNRWRSSRERSSFKNLDVKKVSDAGRTAGRINCDISSMERDDNDDCYQECRVGSKDISELVKKAVCAAEAEARAVGAPLEAIKAAGDSAAEFVKSAAFEEFKTSNDEEAAFLAASRAATTVIDAANATEVSRSQSDSNVTSADPGTTGKEMNEQTEDFFIPDFDSLTQLRKKYCIQCLEILGEYVEVLGPVLREKGIDVCLTLLQRSSKQSETLNAEMLLPDVMKLICALAAHRKFAALFVDRGGMQKLLAVPRVALTFFGLSFCLFTIGSLQGIMERVCALPSDVVYQVVQLAIQLLECPQDQARKNAALFFAAAFVFRAVLDAFDAQDGLQKLLELLNDAASVRSGVNSGALGLSGTGALRNDRSPTEVLTSSGKQIAYHTCVALRQYFRAHLLLLVESIRPSKSSRSGARNASSVRAAYKPLDISNEAMDTVLLLLQKDRKLGAAFVRTRWPAAEKFLNCNGHITMLELCQAPPVDRYLHDLLQYALGVLHIVTLVPNCRKMIVNATLSNNRVGIAVILDAASIASNFVDPEIIQPALNVLINLVCPPPSISNKPPVVESRAVYMSGQGDQRERNGESSIVDRGNTSVTGQANNNNSQNQVATPTSRLVGDRRISLGAGAGCAGLAAQLEQAYRQAREAVRANNGIKVLLHLLQPRIFLPPAALDCLRALACRVLLGLARDDTIAHILTKLQVGKKLSELIRDSGSQISGTEQGRWQAELSQVAIELISIVTNSGRASALAASDAATPTLRRIERAAIAAATPITYHSRELLLLIHEHLQASGLSKAAYALLKEAKLTPLPLLAAPSSLAYQVSKLEAPSSQLQWPYGRVPCGFLTDKPKSAREEDTSLKGDINMSCPRKKPLIFSTPFGTNSKCQPKSLESSSSAVRKLSSASKQSAVPLSSNETTLVIDTESQCKTPIILPMKRKLSELKDTCTILSSKRLHSNEPGLHSPICPTSISSRKSSLTDFGFSTPKTTNMRDQLGRPTPGGFWTDGLDDNQHSSSQVGLVTPSSHPGNLNDPQPSNSERLTLDSLVVQYLKHQHRQCPTPITTLPPLSLLQPHVCPEPKRSLDAPWNVTSRLGSREFRSIYGGVHGNRRDRQFVYSRFRPWRTCRDDASALLTCLCFLGDSRVAVGSHDGEVKIFDSNNNSILESCSSHQSPLTIMESYISGETQFVLSSSSLDVRLWDASSISGGPMHSFEGCKAARFSNAGNVFAALASEPARREILLYDIQTCQLELKLSDTNVSSAGRGLAYSHVHFSPSDTMLLWNGVLWDRREPGPVHRFDQFTDYGGGGFHPAGNEVIINSEVWDLRKLRLLRSVPSLDQTAITFNASGDVIYAILRRNLEDVMSAVHTRRIKHPLFAAFRTIDAVNYSDIATIPLDRCVLDFTTEETDSFVGLITMDDQDEMFSSARVYEIGRRRPTDDDSDPDDAESESDEDEDDDDDDDDDADDLDPILGLDIDGDGASDSDMSNEDDEDSVSDLDDEDDGDFVMDDIEFGGGPGMLEIMTEGDDEEDGSQLLEYFSSGNDDDDDDFVSNGYGF, encoded by the exons ATGCCCTTGCCTCACTTCTTGAGACTCAAGAGTCCAG AAAATGGTAATTCGTCTAGCAATGCTCGCGTATCTCATAGTATTGGAAGGCTAGGGAATGTAGTCCGG GAGAACGATGAATTTCTTGAATTGATTTCCTCAAAGTTTCTTTCGGACACAAGATACTCAATCTCCATTCAGGCTGCTGCTACAAGACTTCTTTTATGCTGTTCACTGGCTTGGACG TATCCTCATGTTTTTGAGGATGACGTCTtggaaaacataaaaaaatgggTGATGGAGGAAGCTGGGAGGATTTCGACCGAAGATCTCAACTGGAAAAATGAATTAGGAGGAAGGGATGTGTCAGATTCTGAAATGTTAAGGACATATTCTACTGGACTACTTGCTATATGCTTGGTTGG TGGGAGTCAATTAGTAGAAGATGTTTTCACGGCTAGATTATCTGCAAAACTTATGCGCTTTCTTCGTGTTCATGTTCTTGGAGATGTGAGTCAAAAAGATGGCAATCATTTAATAGAAGCCAAAAATGCGTCTGGAGCTAGTGGCATCAAAGTTAGAGATGAAAATAGAGTGAGGGTACGACAAGTTCTAGAAACATCTCATTTAGATGATTCAAGAACAGCCGAGGAAAGATCTGTAGATGATCAAGGTTTTGATAGGGATCGTGAGAGAGGCCTAAGTAGGCTGGCACCAGCAGAAGAATGTTGGGCTGGTGAAGAGGAACCTGATGGGTTGGCTACAAGGTCTGATGTCTATGAGGTTGATGTAGAAGGCAAAGACAGATGGCATGCTGTAGATTTTCGGGATGGGAGGACAAAATATGGTGAGCTTGATGACAATGTTAGAGATGACTCTACAAGACACAAAATGAGCCGTAGCAGATCTAGAGGGAAAGGAAGAATGACTGAAGGTGCTCTTGAGATTGATCATGCACTCACTTCACCAATATCTGGTAATAGATGGCGAAgttctagagaaaggagttcGTTTAAAAATCTGGATGTTAAAAAAGTATCTGATGCTGGTAGGACCGCTGGCAGGATCAATTGTGATATTTCTTCTATGGAAAGAGATGATAATGATGATTGCTACCAAGAATGCAGAGTTGGATCGAAAGATATTTCTGAGCTTGTAAAGAAAGCTGTTTGTGCTGCAGAAGCTGAAGCAAGAGCAGTCGGTGCACCATTAGAAGCCATAAAAGCAGCAGGTGATTCTGCTGCTGAGTTTGTTAAGAGTGCAGCTTTTGAG GAATTTAAAACTTCGAATGATGAAGAGGCTGCATTTTTAGCTGCTTCTAGAGCTGCAACTACTGTGATTGATGCTGCAAATGCTACTGAGGTTTCCag GAGCCAGAGCGATTCAAATGTTACTTCAGCAGATCCAGGTACCACAGGGAAGGAAATGAATGAGCAAACTGAAGATTTTTTCATCCCTGATTTTGACTCCCTCACACAACTGAGAAAGAAATATTGTATTCAATGCCTCGAGATTCTTGGGGAGTATGTTGAAGTACTTGGGCCTGTTTTGCGTGAAAAGGGCATAGATGTATGTCTTACACTACTGCAAAGGAGTTCCAAGCAAAGTGAAACATTGAATGCTGAAATGCTCTTGCCTGATGTGATGAAATTAATCTGTGCTTTGGCTGCTCATCGTAAGTTTGCAGCACTTTTTGTTGACCGAGGTGGCATGCAGAAACTCCTTGCAGTTCCCAGAGTTGCTCTAACATTTTTTGGGCTCTCTTTTTGCTTGTTCACAATTGGTTCCCTCCAG GGAATAATGGAACGAGTCTGTGCCCTTCCTTCTGACGTTGTCTATCAGGTGGTTCAATTAGCCATCCAGCTTCTTGAGTGCCCACAAGATCAGGCCAGGAAAAATGCAGCCTTATTTTTTGCTGCTGCTTTTGTGTTCAGAGCTGTTCTTGATGCTTTTGACGCTCAAGATGGCCTACAGAAATTACTGGAGCTGTTGAATGATGCTGCGTCTGTGAGGTCTGGAGTGAACTCTGGGGCTTTAGGCCTATCTGGTACAGGAGCTTTGCGAAATGATCGATCACCAACTGAAGTACTTACATCATCTGGAAAGCAAATAGCTTATCATACATGTGTGGCGTTACGTCAGTATTTCAGAGCTCATCTTCTTTTGCTTGTGGAATCTATTCGTCCTAGTAAAAGTAGTCGAAGTGGTGCTCGAAATGCTTCAAGTGTGAGGGCAGCATACAAGCCACTTGATATTAGTAATGAGGCTATGGATACTGTACTTCTCCTTCTACAGAAGGACCGGAAGCTTGGTGCTGCATTTGTAAGAACTCGTTGGCCTGCTGCTGAAAAGTTCTTAAACTGTAATGGGCATATAACCATGTTGGAGTTGTGCCAG GCCCCTCCTGTTGATCGTTACTTGCATGATTTACTTCAATATGCATTGGGAGTTCTTCATATTGTAACGTTAGTGCCCAACTGCCGCAAAATGATTGTGAATGCCACATTAAGCAATAATCGTGTTGGTATAGCTGTCATTTTGGATGCAGCAAGTATTGCTAGCAATTTTGTTGACCCAGAG ATCATTCAGCCGGCTTTGAATGTGTTGATCAATCTTGTTTGTCCCCCACCATCAATCAGCAATAAACCACCTGTTGTGGAGAGTAGAGCTGTTTACATGTCTGGTCAGGGAGATCAGAGAGAGCGCAATGGGGAGTCTAGCATTGTAGATCGAGGCAATACTTCAGTCACTGGTCAGGCTAATAACAATAATTCTCAAAATCAAGTTGCAACACCAACATCAAGGTTGGTTGGGGATCGTCGAATATCTTTAGGTGCAGGAGCAGGCTGCGCCGGTCTTGCTGCACAATTGGAACAAGCATATCGTCAAGCTAGGGAAGCAGTCCGTGCTAACAATGGTATTAAGGTTCTTTTGCATCTTCTTCAGCCAAGGATCTTTCTTCCTCCTGCTGCTCTCGATTGTCTGCGAGCTCTTGCATGTCGGGTCTTGCTTGGTTTAGCCAGAGATGATACAATAGCACACATATTGACAAAACTTCAG GTGGGGAAAAAATTATCAGAACTAATTCGAGATTCAGGTAGCCAGATATCAGGAACTGAGCAAGGTAGGTGGCAAGCGGAGCTTTCCCAGGTCGCTATTGAGCTTATTTCA ATAGTGACAAATTCTGGGCGGGCGAGTGCTTTGGCAGCTAGTGATGCTGCTACCCCAACTTTGAGACGGATAGAAAGAGCAGCCATAGCTGCTGCTACACCTATAACTTACCATTCCAG GGaacttcttcttttaattcacGAGCATCTTCAGGCATCTGGATTAAGCAAAGCTGCCTATGCATTGCTGAAAGAAGCCAAGTTGACTCCTTTGCCTCTTTTAGCAGCTCCATCATCTCTTGCATACCAAGTCTCCAAGCTGGAGGCACCCTCATCCCAGCTGCAATGGCCTTATGGTCGAGTCCCATGTGGATTTCTGACAGATAAACCGAAGTCTGCACGAGAAGAAGATACAAGTTTGAAAGGCGATATTAATATGTCTTGTCCAAGGAAAAAGCCGTTGATCTTCTCAACTCCTTTTGGTACAAATTCAAAGTGTCAGCCTAAATCCCTGGAATCTTCTTCCTCAGCAGTTAGAAAATTGTCTAGTGCTTCAAAACAATCTGCTGTACCTCTATCTTCAAATGAAACAACCCTTGTCATTGATACGGAGTCTCAATGTAAAACACCCATTATCTTGCCCATGAAGCGGAAGTTGTCCGAGTTGAAGGATACTTGCACCATATTGTCCTCAAAGCGACTTCACTCTAATGAGCCAGGACTTCATTCTCCTATTTGTCCTACTTCCATTTCCTCTCGCAAAAGTAGTTTAACAGATTTCGGCTTTTCTACCCCCAAAACTACTAACATGAGAGATCAGCTTGGGCGACCAACTCCTGGGGGTTTTTGGACCGATGGTTTGGATGACAACCAACACAGTAGTTCCCAAGTTGGTTTGGTTACACCATCGTCGCATCCTGGGAATCTAAATGACCCTCAACCCAGCAATAGTGAGAGACTAACTCTAGATTCCCTTGTTGTTCAGTATCTAAAACACCAGCACCGCCAATGTCCAACCCCGATAACTACTCTTCCTCCATTGTCTCTTTTGCAGCCTCATGTTTGCCCTGAACCAAAACGAAGCCTTGATGCCCCATGGAATGTAACATCTCGTCTTGGTTCACGTGAATTTAGAAGTATATATGGTGGAGTTCATGGCAACCGGAGGGACCGTCAGTTTGTCTACAGCAGGTTTAGGCCTTGGCGAACTTGTCGGGATGATGCTAGTGCTCTTTTGACCTGTCTTTGTTTCCTAGGAGACTCAAGAGTTGCCGTGGGCAGCCACGATGGGGAAGTCAAGATCTTCGATTCCAACAACAATAGCATATTAGAGAGTTGCTCCAGCCATCAGTCTCCTTTAACTATAATGGAGTCATATATTTCTGGCGAGACTCAGTTTGTGCTTTCATCTAGCTCTTTAGACGTAAGGTTATGGGATGCATCCTCCATTTCTGGTGGGCCCATGCATTCATTCGAAGGATGCAAGGCTGCCAGGTTTAGCAATGCTGGGAACGTTTTTGCAGCATTGGCATCTGAGCCTGCTCGACGGGAAATACTCTTGTATGATATTCAGACCTGCCAACTAGAACTGAAACTATCTGATACCAATGTCAGTTCTGCAGGTCGAGGGCTTGCTTATTCTCATGTACACTTCAGCCCTTCGGATACAATGTTGCTCTGGAATGGGGTCTTATGGGATCGACGGGAACCAGGACCTGTCCATCGCTTTGATCAGTTCACTGAttatggtggtggtggttttCATCCAGCTGGGAATGAG GTAATTATTAACTCCGAGGTTTGGGATCTACGTAAGCTTAGGCTTCTCCGCAGTGTACCTTCCCTCGACCAAACGGCGATAACATTCAATGCGAGTGGTGATGTAATTTATGCAATCTTGAGGAGAAATCTTGAAGATGTAATGTCAGCTGTTCATACTCGTCGCATCAAACATCCACTTTTTGCTGCATTTCGGACCATTGATGCAGTGAACTATTCAGATATTGCAACTATCCCACTTGATCGATGTGTCCTAGATTTCACAACAGAGGAAACTGATTCTTTTGTTGGTTTAATCACAATGGATGATCAAGATGAGATGTTTTCTTCTGCACGAGTCTATGAAATTGGTCGACGAAGGCCCACTGATGATGATTCTGACCCCGACGATGCTGAAAGTGAGAGTGATGAAGACGAAGACGATGACGATGACGATGACGATGATGCGGATGATTTGGATCCAATTTTGGGTCTTGATATTGATGGGGATGGTGCGAGTGATTCTGATATGAGTAATGAGGACGATGAGGACAGTGTGAGCGATCTTGATGACGAGGATGATGGAGATTTTGTGATGGATGATATTGAGTTTGGTGGGGGCCCTGGAATGTTGGAGATAATGACAGAAGGTGACGATGAAGAAGATGGTAGTCAACTTCTGGAATATTTTAGCAGTGGGAACGAcgacgatgatgatgattttgtCAGTAACGGATATGGGTTTTAA